In the Gymnodinialimonas sp. 202GB13-11 genome, one interval contains:
- a CDS encoding ABC transporter ATP-binding protein — protein MEAPLLDLRDVYKSFGDTPVLAGVSISMGVGETLALTGESGSGKSTLLHLAGGLDQPDNGKVILQGKDIGQMDDTARAAARRTQIGLIFQQFNLVPSLNVAANIALQARLAGQHDAAFCAELTERLGLTDLTARYPEQLSGGQQQRVAIARALAPRPALILADEPTGNLDEETGDAVLSLLLDLVADTNAGLLMVTHSSRLAGQLSRRLHLSRGVLDAT, from the coding sequence ATGGAAGCCCCTCTGCTCGACCTGCGCGATGTCTACAAATCCTTCGGCGATACGCCCGTGCTGGCGGGTGTTTCCATTTCAATGGGGGTGGGCGAAACGCTCGCGCTGACCGGTGAAAGTGGTTCGGGCAAGTCCACCTTGTTGCACTTGGCGGGTGGCCTCGACCAGCCCGATAACGGGAAAGTCATCCTGCAAGGCAAAGATATTGGCCAAATGGATGACACGGCCCGTGCCGCCGCAAGGCGCACGCAGATCGGATTGATCTTTCAGCAATTCAATCTCGTCCCGTCCCTCAACGTCGCAGCAAACATCGCGCTGCAAGCACGGCTTGCCGGTCAGCATGACGCCGCGTTCTGCGCGGAGCTCACCGAAAGGCTGGGCCTCACCGATCTAACTGCACGTTATCCTGAGCAATTGTCGGGCGGACAGCAGCAGCGCGTTGCCATTGCCCGCGCCCTCGCACCCCGGCCTGCTTTGATCCTGGCTGATGAACCGACGGGAAACCTCGATGAAGAGACCGGCGATGCCGTGCTGTCCCTTCTGCTTGATCTGGTGGCGGACACAAATGCGGGCCTCCTGATGGTCACGCATTCCAGCCGCCTCGCGGGCCAGCTTTCCCGCCGTCTGCACCTGTCACGCGGCGTTTTGGACGCCACCTGA